DNA sequence from the Larus michahellis chromosome 20, bLarMic1.1, whole genome shotgun sequence genome:
GGAATATAAACTGGGGGAAAAcacgaaaaggaaaaaaaaaagcaaagcacaaaaatcGTACAGAAGAAAGAAACCCGCGAAGACCCTCGCTGCAGACGCCCGCTCCGCTCCCACCGAGGCCCGGGCCCGTGTCACgttcctcctccccgccccctccgccgccgtTACGGACGCGCGTTACGCAACGGGTAACGGAGCGCGGCCCCGccggacccccccgccccgccgccgcctctccccaGCCAAACGGCGGCGCCGCGGGAGCGCTCGGTCGCTGCTGACCCCAGCCGCGCGCGTTCGTGCTTCCCGGCCGAGGAACGGGAGCGCTGCCAagaccgcccccccgcccgccctcgCAGGGCGAGAGCCGGCCCGTGCCCTCAGCAGCCCGCGGCCGCGTCACCGGGCCCGAGGACGCGGAAGCACAGGCCAGAGCGAGCGCCCGGCAACCCCTCGGGGCTCCGGCGCGGTCCCTCCCGGAGAGCGCCACGGGCCCCGGCGGGGGcagccgccccgcccggcccggccccgccgcagcccgggccccgccgctaCCTGCCGGCCGCGCTGCCTGCGGGTAGAGGTCTCGGCGCCCCCCAGCCCGCatgcgccgcgccgcgcccccgccgcgcatgcgcaccgGCACGcctgccgccgcgccggccccgcctcAGGGTCGCGGCCCGGACGCCGTACACGCCCGGGGGAGGGCTCCTCAgcgcccggccccccgccgctgAAGCGGCCGCGCCGATTCTGGTCCCGGCGGCCCACGGGAAGTTGTAACGCCCGCTCGAGGTGCGCGAGGGGGAGAGCGGTCAGCAGGCCCGCCCTAACGGCCTCCCCGTGCTCGGCCCGCGGCGGCTACGGCTCCTCCCAAACCCCGCGGGCACCGTAACAACGCCAGCCCGGTCTCGAACTACCGCTCGGACACAGCCCTCGGCCGGCGCCGCTATCGCCCCGAGACCGAGGAAGGACAGGCAGGCCCAGCTTTGCCGTAAGGCCCAGCTTTGCCGTAAACCCTGACAGAAGGGCGAAGCCACTATCGCTGACAAACCCCAAACGCTGGTCTGTGTATGCACAAACAATAGTACTGTACGTGCCCGGTTACACAGAGTCCCTATGATATGCACAAGGTTTGCAGCCATTGTCTTCCGTGATTACCAGATATCTTGCAGTCCagttctgcaggaggaggaaggaaagaactgTAAGTAACTCAAAGCATCCCAAACAAGGGCCAGTTAACTGGGGGACATGGTATATTTACTtagttcaaggaaaaaaaacaagctccCTGAACAGGCCATTTTTTCTTCCACCTGGAATTCAGTGTTACAGAGAGAAACTGCAAGGCCAGCAAATTCTGCCTCAAGGCCCAAGACAAAGTGGCCTTCGGGGCTGCCTATTGAGGATGATGGAGAATGCATCAGTGTAATGCTGCATGCTGCTTAAGAAACATTTACAAATGTGGTAAGCTTGTGTTACTGCTTTTTGGTGCTCTTAAAATTgcagctaaaaaaacccccagaattACACATTCATGATGTAATTCTCACTTCATTTATTCACACTGATAattgaagaaaacactgaacacatcagctgtatgtatttttatgGTTGAGGCATCAGAAGACTTCACATGGTACCAAGTTAACTTCTAGTCACCTTACATATCGGTGCATGCATTAGGGCTGGGGAACATTCCCAGAAAATAATTAAACTCCCaataggaaaaacagaagaaaataaaggaataagcAAAAGCATCAGCCTATAATCTCCATTACTAAGACTGATCAACACTAATTACATAAGAACAAGTAAAAATGTAGCTATTCTATAGGCttaagtcaggaaaaaaaaaaagaaacagtatcaCATCCGTTTTCCTTTTATGGTTCAAGTCAGGTTAAGAAGTCTGTCAATACAGCTGCAAACTCCTCTCTGCCCCCATAAAGGCAGACAGAGGACCTAATCACTAACAAATCAAGACAAATACTATATAATTAACAAAAGTCAATTTGACTATGCATAAAATAGTCTCGCCTTGTCAAGCTTGCAATTCTGTAATATATTTGCATTACACTTATACTCCTACAAGGTATTCAAATACAGCAACAGAAATACCTTCCATGCTGATGCTCTATAATCCATAAAAGTTAGTAGTTTACTACTTAAAACTAGTTAAGTTTTAAGTTAACCAACAGAATCCCTGTCCCAAATACAACTAGTAATACAATCTTGATGGGACCTCCTTTCACATCCAAAATAATCATTACCTTACACAATGATTTAAGAGGAGCTATAAAATCAGAGCTGACAGGTTTGCATATAAAAAAAGGCAGATCGACTCTATAGGAGTGGTAGAAGTGCATCAATTCATCACACCAATCTTCTGGGTAATGGCAAGTTGAACAAAATATAGTGAACTGCAACTGACAGTACAATAACATACCTTGGAACAAAGAACACTGGTCACATGCAACAGGAGAATGGTGACATTAGCATATGGCCATATTGAAAGGTTTTGGAGGCAAGGACAGAGAAACAGCTTAGCATAAGCTTCAGCACTGCACCAGGACACTTAGCACAGAGATCAGGAGATACAAACAGTAGCTGAAAATGGTATTCTTTAGGAGTACTTCAGGAGCCAGCCAGCTTTCTTGTGTATATGTAGACACCAGAATAAGATACAGAGAACTAGAAAGACGGCAGAAGAAACATCTAGCAGACCAATATGCAGTTCTGAGCAGGCAAATGCATACACGAGTTCAAAATTTCAGTCTCTTAACCAGGAGAAGGCAGGTTAAACAAGAGAAAAGGCTTCTGTCTTCAGAAGCAGGACTGTTGCTGCTAGATTACACAGTTGTCTCTTAAAAGCATATGTTAGacaattttatatattatttaaattgtgtggttgggttttgtgtgtgtgttgtttttttttttttttaaatgctaaaaaccAGACCACTTATTCCTCGTCACTCAATATTTTTGGATCAAGGCTTGAtgtcaacaaaaagaaaaaagtaacatttaCATAAAAAATAGGATCTGTGACCTTCATTAAGAACGgatctttctgtctttaaaaatttaTGCAGGTATAAATCTCTGAACGTTTTAAGATTATCAGGAGAAACAAAATGGTTGATTTTTCTCTCAAGGTACCAGGACAAATGCACCACAAGGCAAAGCATCAACACTATTCAGAGACTGTACAGTCTCTCATTAGACTTCTCATccccctttctctgctttctagGGAAACTCAGTgccatttctcctcttccttttacCGCATATCTGAAAGATGTGCCAAGTTGCTCTCAGCTGCCTCCTCTGACACTAAATTAGCATCAGAGGTACATCCACAGTGCTGTTCTGTATTGGTGTTTCCTTTACTTTGTAAATAAAAGCAAGGTCCATCCTGGCAAAAGGCTATGTCTGCAAACATAACCTCCACATTGTGTCACGTGCAGTGACAACATTCTTTGGTTTAGGCTGAGTTATGACAAATGGGATAACTGCACAACTCTTACAACAGAAATCTAGTTATTGTGCACAGTGATGTTCTTAGATGAAAAGAAATTGAATGCTTTCTGTTATCGCTGTCTTTGGGCAACACAAAGCTCTCGGGAGCTCTTGACAATTGTGAACAGTCATCTGCAATGTTGTATCACTCAAAGCCCATTACACCAAGAGCCAAGCACATAAAATAAGAGCGGCAAGCACTCACGCACCCACTTACCCAAGTGGAGAAATCGATACATGATAGAAAAACTACTCTGGAGAACCCAAGGAGTTCTCCAGAATATGCAACTGCGCTCTAATCAAAGGCAGAGAGAACAGACAGAGGCAATTGTATAAGAACAATCTCTACACAGGCACAGATCCCTGTGGTTTTAAAAGCCACAACAGCAGTTCTTGCAGCCAGCTTCAGCTAGACAAACTCTATAGGGAAGATATTAACAGATATATTATTTAGTAGAAGAAAAGCACACCACTTAAAGCAGCAAACTCGGCAGCAGGGCTACTGcagaggagacagaaaataatccttttatgTACATCAAGAATTTCCACATTTACAAAATCTCTGCATATGTCAACAAACCGGTAACAGATGCTTATCCAGTAAACAAGGATTGGTTTCTGGATAAAAGAATCATCCACAAAGGAGATACAAATTTGCTCATAACTGGCAAGGCAGGGCTCTTGTCGAAAAGAAACCACGCTTCAGCAGGCATGACTGCGTACTGTTCTGTGTTCCTTacagaggaaaacatggaaaccTTAGGATTTGCTTTGGACCTCTTAAATCATTTCAGTAGGGCATTTGGGGCCGAATAAAAGGAGAAAGCCAGAATGAGGCTGGGGAAGGTGGTCACTAATCCACGGCCAGGGCATGTTGAACACGGATTTGTCACAGGGAGAGCAGCTAGGAGGAACCTGCTAACAGAGCGGCTGAAGAAAGGACAGAAGGGCAGATCACATGCTGGTCAAGAGGGAGAAAGCTGCCTCTGCACCTCAGTCTGTGCTTCTGGGCTTTACTGAGCACATCATTTCCAGACTAAAATCTGCAAGCCAGTTCTCAGTGACATTGCTCAATATCGAGAATTTTTTCAACACTGTGACCACGGCTTCAGTTCATCTTGTCAAACACTAGTCAGCAGAGCAGCGCAACGATCACACCCGAGCACCTGCCAAAAGACTAATATATATTAGTAATGCAAAGCAGTATAAAGGAATGTTCATTTTAATCTAGAGTTGTTTGTGCACTGTGCCACAAACTCGGGTGTCCTCTTCCACGAGTTAACACCAGCAACTAAGGAAACGTCAGCCTGCAACACATAAGTGCCTAAACATCTTACATTTATTTCAGTCCATAACCCTGAATGGTAAGCAATACTGCACCCAGTAGGGTGACCCAGTGCTAGGAgattcctttcccttctctcttggCAAGCAAGTTAAGCGAAGATTAGTTTCTTTAAAAgctcaaaagaatattttaaagtctAGATGCCTCAAACATTTCCACCTGGTGTCAAAGCAACCTGTAATGTTTAACAATGCTGCAAAGAAAGCAACTTCAGTAAAACAAACATCAGTAACATACACTTTTTGCAATAACATGTAAAGAAAGAAAGTGCACTTTGTATGTTCATAAGACGCTACGAAAACATCTACAGGCTACATACCTAGACAAGCAGTTATTCACTACGATCCTTTGGCTCTCGGTATTTCCACTGAATATAGTCAAAGATGTCTTTTTCACATTCTACCGGTAGGGCCTCCCCAGCAACTCCTGCAAGCAAATTACAAATGCTATTTGAAAAGTGGAAGGTCTGTACAATCCTGAAATGCCAAACACATTGCCAGATTAAGACAAAACTGCTGTAAGTaaaacaggcttaaaaaaatcaaccccccccggccccccccccccagccgttTCATAGTTTAGGTACTGATTCTCATTAGTGTCAAAGGAAATAAGGTAACAAATTAACTTTGAGGCCACATGATTATGCAGTTAAATACATTTATGCTTATATATGCGTATACATATAGTCAGCCCCcctccaaaaacaaaacaactgaagGACATGACATACCCTGTTAAGAGTGGGAAACCACATTATGTGCCATGCATGACACTGAAAAAACTATCTTTAGGTCAGTAAGACTTTGAGTAAATTAGGTGGCCCAAAGAGGTAACTTTGTGCCACAGTGCCGCCTGTACATAAGCAGGCTGCCTCTTCCTGCTATAATGGTGTCCAGTACCAGAAAGGACACTGAAAAAATTCACGAACTACAGTATTTCTCAGAAGTACTTCCAGTACACCGAGGAACCAATTTAAGGAGAAGATTACACAAAGCATGTAACCAGAAAGAATACTCTGTGGAAAGGCCCAGACTGACCAGTAACACCCAAGGGACGGATTGTATACTCATTGATCGTGAAGCCCATTTCCAGAGCATGAGCTCTCATGTTCTTATTGAATATATCACTTCCTGTAAAATACAGTACACCACAGTAATACTGATCTTTGGGGATAAGCCtagaataaaagcagaagaagagTACAGATTTAGAATAAATACGTGACAAAAAAGTGACAAGCCACTTGGAATTCAGCCATTCAGGCACGATGCTAGGTTTACTTCCTATTTACTGCAACTCTATACATTTGATTTTCCCACCAGCCAGATGCAAGAATGATACAAACTCTTCATCAAAGAAAGATTCAGCACATCTACCCTGACCCAGAAGTTACTGGAGTTCAGCCATTACACGGTCATGGTGCTTGCACTCCCGCCAAGAATTAATGTCAGAGCAGTATGATAAAGTAGGTCACAATTCTGAAACTGGATACTAAGTCATGATTTAAATACATCATTCTTGCTAATAACCTGCTGTAGATACTGGCAGTTGTACAGTGGCTTTCATACTGCAAAAGAATTAGAAACTTAGTAAATGCCACGTTCTGACCGTGGAAGTAGAGATTTGAATGCAGAACTTGATGCAAACGCCTACTTATGTAGCTGACAGCTAAGGTAGGGGGTTTGCTGTGTGTACCGGATATCAATTCTCCTATGTGGATACGCTGTTCCATCTTCTTTATTTGGCAGCTGACAGACACCCTATGAGGAAGTAAGGAAAGCAAGAAATTCGAAATTAAGCAATTCTGAGAATCAATCTTCACCTCCCCCCCCCTAAACAATCCTCAGTCATCCTGGACAGCAAAGTTCCCACTGAAtcagttaaatattttactaGAACAGCTGCACATCATAGTACCATAAATCACTATTTCACACTGCTAAGAGGACCGTAGCATATAACTGCTTCCTAAGCTTTTATTACAGCAGGAAGGATCACAGGACTTCTCATTTCCCATTCTTCTGCCCTAATTATTATCAGGCTTTTCAGTATGCACAAATACCAGCagattaaagaaaatgcagacaaAGCTCAGgctaacagaaattaaaaaaaaaaaaaaaaaaaaaaagctttttcaagaAATCCTCTGCCACTTTTCACTTCAGACTGCTTTGTAATCTTCATGCAATTCACATGTCATCCCTCACCACCAAAAAAGCCTTACCATGAATTTGGTGTCACCTTTAGACAGCACATCTGTGACAAAGTGGACTTTTTCCAGTTGTTCTACAACTTGACGCAGAAGTTTTGACTAGGAACAGTGAcaacacagaagaagaaatgattTAATAAATAAGAAGAATATCTTACCCATTTACCAGACAATGGCCTACATAAGTACAGGACATCACTATAATTACATGTATTAGTGTACATGAAATTTGACCCAGAGGGGAAAaagataacaataaaaataaggaCAAGCTAATAAAATTACAACTGCACAACGTAAAAAAAATTTCCGCCAAAATTCCCATATCAGATTGCTTTTGTTGGAAGTGACAAAACTCGTTTCTTGATTTGAGTTTTCAACTTTTAGGCAGTGGATCTATAAAAGCAACACAAGAAATACAAACTGTCATTAAGACTCCTCCAAAGTTAGTTCCAAAAAATTACAAGGGCAGCAGGACATTTACTTTTTGTCTAACAGATTAGGGCTACAAAAAGAGATACTTACTCTACCTATTATCCAGCTAGCTGTTACAGTTCTACCTTGTAAAAGCACATGAATTCgagggggtgaggtgggagcATGTGTGAAGGGACGAGGAGGGACAGATGGATGAGAGTAAACATACTGAGTAGTTCTGCAAGAGGAACACAGCATAATACACGAACCTGAGGAGTGATTATAACTCCTCAAAATAAACATGGTGATCCAAGAGAAGAGTTTACTattacagtaacaaaaaaaagatgcaagaagCTGCAATACAAGTCTAAGACTACATATCTTCTGAATTTAAACATACCCGTGTGGAAGTAATGCATAGTACTGATCCACAGTAGCAGAAAGACAGACCTGTTTGGATGATTCAGATGTGAAACTCGGATGGGTTAGGAGAACATCCATATCGCCACTTGACTCCGCGCCTAGgcaagaaagaagcaaagaaaaatcccTCTGCATATGACAGAGTATACGAACATTGATGAACACCCATCTACCCTCATCCTACAAACACGTTTTTCTGGTAGAAAAGTCAGTCACTATTCAAgatatttgtgaaaaaaaaaaaacaaccaaaaaccccaatCTTTAGAGAATCTTGTTCTTCCATCAAGAAGTTTATATCCCCATGTATCTcagaaaacaccccaaaatttCTTGCTGTACCCTATAGCAATGAAACACAAGTGTTGTCAAtctaaaaacaaagcaaacaattcACATGTTACAATAGACTACTCCTTACAGGGGTGGAGTGGAGAACCAAGGATTTGTGCGGGTGTCTCGTCACTGAACTAACCAGTCAAGGCAATACTGACAGGAAAAAGCCAGGTTCCAGAAGAACAACATATGTAGTAATGAGTCTTGCTCATTAGCCCAAAATAAATGTAAGATCACAGAGTACCAACCTCGTCTAAAACTGCCACAGACTGTGGCAATATAGTTTGGGTCCAGCTTCTTTACCTCTTCCAGCACAATTTCCTACGTAAAAGGAAAGATGTGTGTTTAGAGGTGTCAGTCATTCATTGGCCATCAGTGCCCCACATCTTCGATAAAGACATTCTTACCTGCATTTGCAGCATTTCTTCCCTTGGGATTCTTTTCTCAAAATCTTCAAAGTAtctgcatatataaaaataaaagtgtctgAAAGAGTGTCAAGGGTAGCGTCTTAAAATTTTAGTCAATTAAACGTGTATTGGAGGAAAGAATATAACTTATATTACTGTCACATCACAAAAAGCTTCCCATTCTCACCAAATATCTTAGGATAACATCATGCCAAGTGATAATAAAAACTCGTGACTGCAAGTTTGACAATGTTGAGAAGATGGTTTCATTGCATATTATTTCCACTGTATATGAAGAGCTGCTATGAGGTGCGAATAATATTACCATATAACTAATTGGTTTATATTTAGACctactggagtgggtccagaggaggccacaaaaatgatccgaggactgaagcccctctgctgtaAGGACGGGCTGAAAGAATtggagctgttcagcctggagaaaaaagggtccggggagaccttattgaggcctttcagtacttagaggggacttataagaaagatggggacagactttttagcagggcctcttgcaataggacaaggagtaatggttttaacctaaaagagggtagatttagactcgataaaatgaagaaatttgtTACAacaagggtggtgaaacactgtcccagggtgcccagagaagtggtagatgccctatccctggaaacattcaaggtcaggttggatggggctctgagcaacctggtctagttgaagatgtccctgctcacggcaggtggttggactagatgacctttaaaggtcccttccaatccaatccaaaccattctatatttACATAGCCCTCTGAAAATACAAAAGGTCCCTGACAAAACTCAGTCTGCCAGAAAGCGGGAGAAACAGGCCTCTCGCCCATAGTTAGAGGTGACCTATCTCGGAAAGAGCTAAATGGAAGCTCATAAGTCAAATGCAGCTCATGATATCTTTGTATGCAGCTGTAAAAAACAGACTGCCGGCATGCTGTTCGGCTGTGGAGAGAAAGAGGCTGGTGAAACAATGCCACACCTGACCAACGAGCATTCTTCACCCCTCCAGCACCCGAATCGTTGACAGCAGGCACCAGGAGACATACAGCAGCATCAGAGCCACACGTTCCAACACTCACGAACCTGCCATTCCGTTCCCAAGTTCTGCAGACAGAGCTTCTGGATATGGgactcccccaccccagccccctccaagaGTTACAGTGGAACTAGGGACAAAAAGACCACCACAGAGCACTGAAACCATTCTTTCAGCTCGGTACTTACCAGAAGTTCTGAAACAACATCCCAGCACAATGCTGGAAGCAGACCCGAGGGCAACGTGCGCACTAGCAACACGGACAGGTCAGGCGAGTTTCCTTATACTCACTTAATAGTGAAAAGTTTTCCCTTGAATACTCACATGTATAAAGGCAGGGATGCACGTTGGGTACGGGGCTCAGATGAGCAGTGGGAAGAAGACAACCGTTGTGTAACCTTTCTCACTCACTGGCAAGCAGTGAGTGGAAACACCAGATCTGGCCCCTCACAGAACCAATTCAGATACAGGGCTTTATTGGGTTCACTTACAGCTTCTCGCAAACATAGCTGTAGTTCTGCCAGAACCAGCACAGCAAACAGACGCTCAGCAAGCAGCATTCAAGCTGGTAAGTACTGAGGGACAGACACACATGTTCTTCACATCATTCTCAACTTCAGACATGCAAAAGCCTTACCTTGCTCACAGCCCATAACAAAAAATAGCCCGGACCACATTTATGCAGACTCCCAAGAAAGATCATTGCAACCTTGCTAAGGTGATTCTCCATGAGCTAACTGAAAAAgtcatttgaaattaatttccttctggATGGAGACAAAGCCTACTGAATTACAACCCCAATGAAACAAAAGCTCTGAACAACTGCTGAAAAGCATGTAGAGCATACAGAGAGGATAGAACCTTACTTGGCTTGTGTAACCTTACATTACATCCTGGTGTCTGAAGGAAGCATTAGAAAAGCCAAGCACTTGCACCCAAGAAAGCTTACTTCAACCCAATTCGCTGGTGATGGGTCAGCTTGTGCTCATTTTTTCTTAGAtctagaagaaacaaaaaagccaaaagtgTTACTTGAGGGCTAAAAACGTTACAGAAAGTTTCCACCAATGCAAAGATAATGCACGCAAAGAATACGTAACAAGAAAACAGCAGCCTcgaaggaaaagattttaaactGACTACTGAACAGCTGATGGGATGAGTACAAATGCACAGGGCACTTCCCAATAAAGACTTCAATAGACTGTTCACCTGAAAGCCAAAATCCTTGTTATTTTCCATGTAATCTGTAAGTACTTTGGATGTGTATGTAATGCCTTTAGCCTGTGCAGTAACTTCAGCATTTTATACACTTTCCTCAAAGCCTAGGGCATATCTGCGATCACAGTACCACTGTGGAacaagcagcttgacagaaaaaaaaacattattggaGTGTGAATTGAGGAACCAAAGTTACACTTACCTTCTAAAGTCTTAATTCCTTCCTCAACAAACTTCCTAGCAGCAGCAGGACTGCAAAGAGACAAGGCAGATTGCCATCAGGAACAGCAAGAATCTTACGACACCGCCAGGAACATTAGAATTCACTGTAACTGCCTAGGCTCTTCACCGCTAAGACTGAAGTCGCCTCCAATGCTTACCTTTTCAGCATACACATTTTCAGTCTGTACTTTCAGTCAGCAGAGATGGCTATCCAAGGCTTGGCCAGAGCATTTTTTAGCTCTGATATAACTATATAGTGATGtataatcataaaaaaataaacaaaatctcaTCATATTGGCAGTATTGCTTTAGATAACAAAATACTGAATGCACGATAAGAACTACTTTAACCACAATCAGTCTCTGAACCAGCTTAAGGCAACAGCAACACAAAAGTGTCTTTAGACTAGTGCTTCAAAAAACACAACAAGGCTCCAGTTTGCAACCAACAGTACGGCAAAGCAGTTCCAGCTCCAGTTTGGCTGAAGAGTTTGCCTTAAGCACAACAACACTCGAGTGAATGGCTGaacctttttcccctttaagggTTTGTCATTAGATTAATCTGCGTGAATCTGTGGGGAAAGAATGACCTTTCAACTATGACAAAGGCATTCAAGTAGTGTTATACCCAGATACCTTTCCAATATCTCAAAATGCTGAGAACCACCAGTCTGGATGCATAATCCCTTCCTGGGGAACTACTTTCCAACTACTCTGGAATCCCCGGTTACAGCTCCACCACCCTTAAAGACTTAGAATCCACTTCCTCAATAAGACTCTTACGTTACAACAGAATTAGCAGATCTTGACCTGCCATTTACTTCCTTTCTTACCTTTCCCTGCATCTCTTGCCAGATTCCAGACCGAGAGAGGCAACTTCCACTGTCCCGAGACAGGACGGCACCCAAGCTTCTCCTTCTGCATCCCGTCCCAATTTGTCAAAGGCATTCTCAAATCCCAGTATATCCTCAAACTTTGAGCACACTTTCCCTCAGAATTACTTGAGGACAATCGCATTCCCTACACTTAACCTCAAGGGTTTCAAATATTGCACAAGAGCCCCGATggccttttggggttttttgtttgttgcctATTTCAGGACTTTACTACTCCTTTTACAAACACACAACAGAGCACCATTGTTGCTGGGCCCACCTTCCCGCCAAAAGTCCTAACGTGACTTCTCACTTCCACTCTTCTAAGTCTTTCACAGTTCCGTTCTTCAccagctcctctctccttcccctctcagcCTGCACACAAGAGATTCCTGCTGGTACTCCTCTACCTCAAAGCCTGTAACTGACAATTCTATACCCTTCTCAGCCATTCGTGTCATCACAACTATGGTGTCTCACTGCGGGCACTACAGCTTCGTCTCAAGCTCATTCTCTTCATTATTTGCAATCACCCAAATTCCGTTCATAACTCCACCAAATaaacaggagaagagaaggaagaacagaagaagaaagaaaaacaagcaaaaaacttTACCCAACGCCAGTAACTCGTGTCAGTAGATTGATAGATGCACTTGTATCATCTTGTCGaatctgcaaaagcaaaacaacacaaaccaaaccctTCTTTACTCCACTTGCAATAAACAAAGAAGTCTTGAGAAGCTAAACCAGCTTAGTCAGACTCTGCTTTGGAGGGTCACATCAATGCAAACCAGAACCAAGGGTACTGGTGTGTATCACAATAATGCCGTATGTGCCAAGCCTGAAAACTGCTTAACTGCCAAGGTGAACAGCATGGTTAAACCAcgaaactccacagcctcccagAGTCAGAATTCTACTTCTCACAGAAGACATTCACATGCTGATTATAtaac
Encoded proteins:
- the POLB gene encoding DNA polymerase beta, which gives rise to MSKRKAPQESPNEGITDFLTELANYERNVNRAVHKYNAYRKAASVISRYPSKIRSGAEAKKLDGVGAKIAEKIDEFLSTGKLRKLEKIRQDDTSASINLLTRVTGVGPAAARKFVEEGIKTLEDLRKNEHKLTHHQRIGLKYFEDFEKRIPREEMLQMQEIVLEEVKKLDPNYIATVCGSFRRGAESSGDMDVLLTHPSFTSESSKQSKLLRQVVEQLEKVHFVTDVLSKGDTKFMGVCQLPNKEDGTAYPHRRIDIRLIPKDQYYCGVLYFTGSDIFNKNMRAHALEMGFTINEYTIRPLGVTGVAGEALPVECEKDIFDYIQWKYREPKDRSE